One stretch of Thermanaerosceptrum fracticalcis DNA includes these proteins:
- the amrS gene encoding AmmeMemoRadiSam system radical SAM enzyme has product MYWIPMKDGDNEVRCLLCPHVCEIPPDGIGLCRVRKNVEGRLYTLNYGEVTAAALDPIEKKPLKNYMPGKYIFSLGAFGCNLACGFCQNWTIAHGEAPSSSFLAPEKAVALAQDLLAQGNIGIAFTYSEPLMWYEYVLDTAQAGKKAGLKNILVTNGYINPKPLKELLPYIDAVNLDIKAYTEGFYNDVCKGKLSPVLTSAKLFAEACHLEVTTLIIPGLNDSPEEIRSLARWLAGINPDIPLHLSRYFPNYKFDLPPTPRQTMERAAKVAGEYLHNVYLGNI; this is encoded by the coding sequence ATGTATTGGATCCCAATGAAAGATGGGGATAACGAAGTCCGCTGCTTACTGTGCCCCCATGTGTGCGAAATACCGCCGGACGGCATTGGTTTGTGCCGGGTAAGAAAAAATGTAGAAGGAAGACTTTATACATTAAATTATGGGGAAGTTACGGCTGCGGCCCTTGATCCTATAGAGAAAAAGCCCCTGAAAAATTATATGCCGGGTAAATATATTTTTTCTCTGGGTGCTTTCGGTTGTAACCTGGCCTGTGGGTTCTGCCAGAACTGGACCATTGCCCACGGGGAAGCCCCCAGTTCATCTTTCCTTGCTCCGGAGAAAGCGGTGGCTCTTGCCCAGGACCTCTTGGCCCAGGGCAATATAGGCATCGCTTTTACTTATTCTGAACCTCTGATGTGGTATGAGTATGTCCTGGATACGGCCCAGGCCGGTAAAAAGGCAGGACTGAAAAATATTCTGGTAACCAACGGCTATATTAACCCCAAACCTTTAAAAGAACTTTTGCCCTATATTGATGCAGTCAACCTGGACATCAAGGCGTATACCGAAGGTTTTTATAATGACGTCTGTAAAGGCAAATTAAGTCCCGTACTGACCAGTGCCAAATTATTTGCAGAGGCATGCCACCTGGAAGTGACTACCCTGATTATACCCGGCCTCAACGACAGTCCCGAGGAAATCAGGAGCCTGGCCAGGTGGCTGGCCGGTATTAATCCCGACATACCTCTACATTTAAGCCGTTATTTTCCCAACTACAAATTCGACTTACCCCCTACTCCACGCCAGACCATGGAAAGAGCAGCTAAAGTGGCTGGGGAATACCTGCACAATGTTTATTTGGGAAATATTTAA
- a CDS encoding chemotaxis protein CheW, with protein MQEEQYVIFRFNAEHYGVDILSVQEIIRPPKITKLPNTPPHVLGVINLRGNIIPIVDLKIRFNFEDFQNNKDERIIVLRIDDKLMGIQVDEVQEVLRLKTDQIEQAADICTTIDREFIAGIAKLDDRLIILLSLKGSL; from the coding sequence GTGCAGGAAGAACAATATGTAATTTTTAGGTTTAACGCTGAACATTACGGGGTGGATATCCTTTCCGTGCAGGAGATTATCCGTCCTCCCAAAATAACCAAACTTCCCAATACGCCTCCCCATGTGCTAGGTGTTATCAATTTACGGGGAAACATTATACCTATTGTTGACTTAAAAATAAGGTTTAATTTCGAAGATTTCCAAAATAATAAAGACGAAAGAATAATTGTTTTACGTATAGATGACAAACTAATGGGAATTCAGGTTGATGAGGTTCAGGAAGTACTGCGTCTTAAAACCGACCAAATAGAACAGGCAGCTGATATTTGTACCACCATCGACAGGGAATTTATTGCGGGTATCGCTAAGCTGGACGACAGATTGATTATTTTGTTATCTCTGAAAGGTTCCCTCTAA
- a CDS encoding HD-GYP domain-containing protein, translating into MRAIDIKQLKEGMRIAKTIYDDAGRILLNAGTVLTSLYIKKLDQFGIPFIYIEDEIVGPLQVEDVIHDTVRIQTVKALREVVDKAKIQSDIDFTVVSNMVNKILDDLKSTPNLLVQLMDSRSANMYLYNHSVGVCVLSVITGMALGLDELKLKTLGMGAILHDIGKTLSPGPEHTIHGFEILRNNKILNIMVGHVAYQHHEKYDGTGYPRQLKGEDIHLFAAITGVSNFYDNLVTNLNPEKRLYPYQAIELVVAESGRSFHPEIVKAFSRNIAPYPVGTAVRLNNGAVGVVVSVPRNYPTRPVVKIVTNHVGMLLTTFPEVDLLQERTLFINEILSEKERQEIL; encoded by the coding sequence ATGCGGGCGATTGATATAAAACAACTAAAAGAAGGCATGAGAATTGCAAAGACTATCTACGATGACGCCGGCCGTATTTTATTAAATGCAGGTACAGTTTTAACCTCCCTTTACATAAAAAAATTGGACCAGTTTGGTATACCCTTTATTTATATAGAAGATGAAATTGTCGGACCGTTACAAGTAGAAGATGTGATTCATGATACAGTCCGGATACAAACAGTAAAAGCGCTGCGAGAAGTTGTGGATAAAGCCAAAATACAGTCTGATATTGACTTTACTGTTGTCAGCAATATGGTAAATAAGATCCTTGATGACCTTAAGTCAACGCCAAATTTACTGGTACAGCTCATGGATTCCAGAAGCGCCAATATGTATCTTTACAATCACAGTGTGGGTGTGTGTGTCTTAAGTGTAATAACGGGAATGGCTCTGGGCTTAGACGAACTAAAACTAAAAACTCTGGGCATGGGGGCAATCCTCCATGATATCGGGAAGACTTTGAGCCCTGGTCCTGAGCATACGATACACGGGTTCGAGATTTTACGGAATAACAAAATACTGAATATTATGGTAGGACATGTGGCCTACCAGCACCATGAAAAATATGACGGTACAGGGTATCCCCGCCAGTTAAAGGGAGAAGATATTCACCTGTTTGCTGCCATTACCGGCGTGTCCAATTTTTATGATAACCTGGTAACGAACCTGAACCCGGAAAAACGTTTGTATCCTTATCAGGCCATTGAATTGGTGGTGGCCGAGAGCGGTCGGAGTTTCCATCCGGAAATAGTGAAGGCCTTCAGCCGCAATATTGCCCCTTATCCTGTAGGAACTGCGGTGCGGCTGAATAACGGGGCCGTGGGCGTTGTTGTTTCCGTTCCCAGAAACTATCCCACAAGGCCTGTAGTGAAAATAGTTACTAACCATGTGGGTATGCTTTTAACGACTTTCCCCGAAGTTGACCTGCTGCAAGAAAGAACCTTATTTATTAATGAAATACTTTCTGAAAAAGAACGTCAGGAAATTCTCTAA
- the argC gene encoding N-acetyl-gamma-glutamyl-phosphate reductase has translation MIKVSILGATGYTGQELARMLCQHPQVEIVGLGTQNYVEQSFAHVYPNFRGVLELPCKGIYDPELITKADVIFLALPHGFSAPLVEKIIEQGKRVIDLGADFRLKSPEIYAEWYKTVGPTKEQLAKAVYGLPEINREKIKTATVIANPGCYPTTIILGLAPLLKQKIIDKNFIIIDSKSGVSGAGRSLNLTSLFCEVNEDFKAYGLPRHRHTPEIEQELGTVAGEEIQVTFTPHLLPMSRGMLSTIYAVLKEPLGFAEIEQLYKEFYKDEPFIRIQPRGEFPHTKWVLGTNYCDIGINVDERTGRITIISVIDNLVKGASGQALQNMNIMYGLDETLGLTRVALYP, from the coding sequence ATGATTAAAGTTAGTATCTTAGGGGCTACCGGTTATACCGGTCAGGAACTGGCGCGCATGTTGTGCCAGCATCCTCAGGTAGAAATAGTGGGTCTGGGTACACAAAACTATGTGGAACAGTCTTTTGCCCATGTTTATCCGAATTTTCGTGGTGTTCTGGAACTCCCTTGTAAAGGTATCTATGACCCTGAACTGATTACCAAGGCAGATGTAATTTTTTTGGCACTGCCTCACGGATTTAGTGCTCCTTTGGTGGAGAAGATTATAGAGCAGGGGAAAAGGGTTATTGATTTAGGGGCCGATTTTCGCCTCAAATCACCGGAGATTTATGCAGAATGGTATAAAACCGTAGGTCCTACGAAAGAGCAGCTGGCGAAGGCTGTTTACGGGCTGCCTGAAATAAACCGGGAAAAGATCAAAACAGCCACTGTTATAGCCAATCCAGGCTGTTATCCTACCACCATTATTCTGGGCCTGGCCCCTCTTTTGAAGCAAAAGATCATAGATAAAAATTTTATTATTATCGACAGTAAGTCAGGGGTAAGTGGGGCGGGACGCAGTCTTAACTTAACCAGTCTTTTCTGTGAAGTCAACGAAGATTTTAAAGCTTATGGACTGCCGCGGCACCGCCATACACCGGAAATTGAGCAGGAATTAGGGACTGTGGCGGGAGAGGAAATCCAGGTTACTTTTACTCCTCACCTCCTGCCCATGTCCAGGGGCATGCTGAGTACGATATATGCTGTGCTGAAAGAACCTCTTGGGTTTGCTGAGATTGAGCAACTCTATAAGGAATTTTATAAAGACGAACCTTTTATTAGGATTCAACCCCGAGGAGAGTTCCCCCATACGAAATGGGTTCTGGGGACCAATTACTGCGATATAGGTATTAATGTAGACGAAAGAACGGGACGCATTACGATAATCTCTGTTATTGACAACCTGGTGAAAGGGGCTTCGGGGCAAGCTCTACAAAATATGAACATCATGTACGGCTTGGATGAAACTTTAGGTTTAACAAGGGTTGCCCTATACCCGTAG
- the argJ gene encoding bifunctional glutamate N-acetyltransferase/amino-acid acetyltransferase ArgJ, with amino-acid sequence MNFVYIPGGGITSPQGFVAGVAQAGIKKTDRYDMALVYSKTPATAAGVYTTNKFLAAPVQISQKHLANGIARGFVVNSGCANACTGREGLENAYLMAAKAAEIIGCMPEEVVVASTGVIGVQLPMPKIIKGIEEAGAAPSREKGQLAAQAIMTTDTCSKEIAIELELGGEKVILGGMAKGSGMIHPNMATMLGFITTDAAISPHCLQAALKEATDLSFNMITVDGDTSTNDMVAVFANGLAGNGEIKDKESSDYKTFARALTEVCIALAKMIAQDGEGATKLIEVKVENAPNNRAARVIAKTIAGSSLVKTAIFGEDANWGRIICAVGYSGVDFNPDSVDVYLGNLPVARDGAGLTFDEEDARKILQEDKIVIKVDMKQGEGQATAWGCDLSYDYVKINAAYRT; translated from the coding sequence ATGAATTTTGTGTATATTCCAGGCGGAGGCATTACCTCGCCCCAGGGCTTTGTAGCCGGTGTTGCTCAGGCCGGTATAAAAAAGACCGACCGTTATGACATGGCCCTGGTTTACTCTAAGACTCCTGCAACAGCGGCCGGAGTTTATACTACCAATAAATTTTTGGCAGCACCTGTGCAGATTTCGCAAAAACATTTGGCCAATGGTATAGCCCGCGGCTTTGTGGTAAACAGCGGTTGTGCCAATGCCTGTACTGGCCGGGAAGGTTTGGAAAACGCCTATCTCATGGCTGCTAAAGCAGCAGAAATCATCGGCTGTATGCCGGAAGAAGTCGTTGTTGCTTCTACGGGTGTTATCGGTGTACAGCTGCCTATGCCTAAAATCATCAAAGGGATAGAGGAAGCGGGGGCAGCGCCCTCACGGGAGAAAGGACAACTGGCCGCTCAGGCCATTATGACTACGGACACCTGTTCAAAGGAGATAGCCATCGAACTGGAGCTAGGGGGCGAGAAGGTTATCCTGGGGGGAATGGCCAAAGGTTCGGGGATGATTCATCCCAATATGGCCACCATGTTAGGCTTTATCACCACTGATGCCGCTATTTCTCCTCATTGCCTCCAGGCAGCCTTAAAAGAGGCTACGGATCTGTCCTTTAACATGATTACAGTTGACGGTGATACCAGCACCAATGATATGGTGGCTGTATTTGCCAACGGATTAGCGGGCAACGGTGAGATTAAAGATAAGGAAAGCTCTGACTATAAGACGTTTGCCAGGGCCTTAACCGAGGTGTGTATTGCCCTGGCGAAAATGATCGCCCAGGATGGGGAAGGGGCTACCAAGTTAATTGAGGTTAAAGTGGAGAATGCTCCCAACAATAGAGCTGCCAGGGTCATCGCCAAAACCATAGCCGGGTCGAGCCTGGTGAAAACGGCCATCTTTGGTGAAGATGCCAACTGGGGCCGGATTATCTGTGCCGTAGGCTATTCCGGCGTTGATTTTAACCCGGATTCGGTTGATGTGTATCTGGGTAATTTACCCGTAGCCCGGGATGGGGCCGGCTTAACCTTCGACGAAGAGGACGCCAGGAAAATATTGCAGGAAGATAAGATTGTCATCAAAGTTGATATGAAGCAGGGGGAAGGGCAAGCCACAGCCTGGGGCTGTGACCTGTCGTACGATTATGTCAAGATTAATGCGGCGTATAGGACGTAA
- the argB gene encoding acetylglutamate kinase produces the protein MLSALEKANVLTEALPYIQKFAGKTIVIKYGGHAMVNPELEELVLKDIILMKLVGMNPVIVHGGGPIIDKWLEKVDIKARFVNGLRITDEATMEVVEMVLVGKVNKGIVNLINRFGGKAVGLCGKDGNLVIAEKKQVTVKNQAGEETFQDLGLVGEVVKVNPEIIQKLTEEGYIPVVSPVGVSSGGETLNINADYVAGALGGALKAHKLVLLTDVEGIYLGEGRESLASRLTASEIPRLIQEGVIKGGMIPKVESCLAALEKGVENVHIVDGRKPHSMLLEIFTNEGIGTMVVKG, from the coding sequence ATGCTGTCTGCACTGGAAAAGGCCAATGTTTTAACAGAAGCCTTGCCCTATATACAGAAATTTGCCGGTAAAACCATCGTCATCAAATACGGCGGTCATGCCATGGTGAATCCTGAGCTGGAGGAACTGGTTTTAAAAGATATTATCCTGATGAAACTGGTGGGGATGAATCCCGTCATCGTCCATGGAGGAGGCCCCATTATCGATAAATGGCTGGAAAAGGTGGATATTAAGGCCCGATTTGTCAACGGCCTGCGCATCACCGACGAAGCTACCATGGAAGTAGTGGAAATGGTCCTGGTGGGAAAGGTGAATAAAGGGATTGTTAACCTCATCAATCGGTTCGGGGGAAAAGCCGTAGGATTGTGCGGCAAGGACGGCAACCTGGTAATCGCGGAGAAAAAGCAGGTTACCGTGAAAAACCAGGCAGGAGAAGAGACGTTCCAGGATCTTGGCCTGGTAGGGGAAGTAGTGAAAGTAAATCCTGAGATCATCCAAAAGCTCACGGAAGAAGGCTATATCCCGGTGGTTTCACCCGTGGGTGTGAGCAGCGGAGGGGAAACCCTCAACATTAACGCCGATTATGTGGCGGGGGCCCTGGGCGGGGCTTTAAAGGCCCACAAACTTGTCCTCTTAACAGACGTAGAGGGGATTTACCTGGGGGAGGGGCGTGAGTCCCTGGCTTCCCGTTTGACAGCCTCTGAAATTCCCCGCTTGATTCAAGAGGGGGTCATTAAAGGCGGGATGATTCCCAAGGTGGAAAGCTGCCTGGCTGCCTTGGAAAAAGGGGTAGAAAACGTGCACATCGTAGACGGCAGGAAGCCCCATTCCATGCTCCTGGAGATATTCACCAACGAAGGAATCGGTACCATGGTGGTTAAAGGTTAA
- a CDS encoding acetylornithine transaminase, translating into MNNETIMKMGQEYVMNTYLRQPFALVRGQGSYVWDADGNKYLDMVSGIAVNNVGHCHPKVVEAIQKQAQELLHCSNLYWIEPQVQLAKMITDHSCGTKVFFCNSGAEANEGAIKLARKWASKKYGSGRYEIITALHSFHGRTLTALTATGQEKYQKGFEPLTPGFKYVPYNDLEAMTMAITPQTCAILLEPLQGEGGVYAATPEYMTGVKKLCEEHGLLLMFDEVQTGLGRTGKLFGYEHYGIEPDVFTLAKGLGGGVPIGAVVAKGEAAETFSPGEHASTFGGNPLATAAAIAALSAIIDEKMPQQAFEKGQYITEKFLALKEVHSCIQDVRGLGLLVGMELSFEAKPVQDYCLKKGIIINTVQNKVVRLVPPLNIPYEDIDKCIAVIAESLKVIEEGRAWKGQ; encoded by the coding sequence ATGAACAACGAAACAATTATGAAAATGGGCCAAGAATATGTCATGAACACTTATCTCCGCCAGCCCTTTGCCCTGGTGAGAGGGCAGGGAAGCTATGTGTGGGATGCAGACGGTAATAAATACCTGGATATGGTGAGCGGCATCGCTGTCAATAACGTGGGACACTGCCACCCCAAGGTTGTGGAAGCTATCCAGAAACAGGCTCAAGAATTACTGCACTGCTCCAACCTTTACTGGATAGAACCCCAGGTGCAGTTGGCTAAAATGATTACCGACCACTCCTGTGGTACCAAGGTTTTCTTCTGCAACAGCGGGGCTGAGGCCAACGAAGGGGCCATTAAATTGGCCAGGAAATGGGCCTCCAAAAAATACGGTTCGGGCCGCTATGAAATCATCACCGCCCTCCATTCCTTCCACGGGCGTACCCTGACAGCTTTAACAGCTACCGGTCAGGAGAAATATCAAAAAGGTTTTGAGCCTTTAACCCCCGGTTTTAAATATGTTCCTTATAATGATCTTGAAGCCATGACCATGGCTATTACTCCCCAGACCTGTGCCATTCTCCTGGAACCTTTACAGGGAGAAGGCGGTGTGTATGCCGCTACGCCTGAATATATGACAGGGGTCAAAAAGCTGTGCGAAGAACACGGGCTTTTGCTCATGTTTGACGAGGTGCAGACGGGACTGGGCCGCACAGGGAAACTCTTTGGTTATGAGCATTACGGGATAGAACCCGATGTCTTCACCCTGGCCAAGGGATTGGGCGGAGGTGTTCCTATCGGGGCAGTTGTCGCCAAGGGTGAAGCTGCGGAAACCTTCAGCCCGGGCGAACATGCCTCGACTTTTGGCGGCAATCCCTTGGCTACCGCCGCAGCTATTGCCGCTCTTTCCGCTATTATTGACGAAAAAATGCCCCAGCAGGCTTTTGAGAAAGGGCAGTATATCACAGAGAAATTCTTAGCCCTGAAAGAAGTACACAGTTGTATTCAAGATGTCCGTGGGCTGGGTCTCTTAGTGGGAATGGAGCTTTCTTTTGAGGCTAAACCGGTCCAGGATTACTGCTTAAAGAAAGGGATTATTATCAACACTGTTCAGAACAAAGTGGTGAGACTCGTTCCTCCTCTCAATATTCCCTATGAAGATATTGATAAGTGTATTGCTGTCATTGCTGAGAGCCTCAAGGTTATAGAGGAGGGAAGGGCATGGAAGGGGCAGTGA
- the carA gene encoding glutamine-hydrolyzing carbamoyl-phosphate synthase small subunit — translation MEGAVILENGQTFYGKLFGSLTPSPVAEVVFNTGMVGYQEVMTDPSYKGQMVVMTYPLMGNYGLNSEDMESIMPQVSGFIVKEACKIPSNWRLQENLERFLARHNITGITGIDTRKLTRVLRERGTMKGMIVPLVAGEVAPVYREILEASPLLDNPVARVTTKQSYTIPGSGKRVVVMDFGIKKSILDQLKAFDLELIVVPSFTGAKDILALNPDGLFLSNGPGDPKVVKGGINTVKVLLDKLPVFGICLGQQVLALALGGETYKLKFGHRGINHPVKDLRDNRVYITSQNHGYAVRKDTLPDDTYVTHVNLNDGTVEGFAHKCLPVMAVQFHPEASPGPEDSRYLFQKFFDSLNKGPLA, via the coding sequence ATGGAAGGGGCAGTGATCCTGGAGAACGGCCAGACCTTTTACGGGAAACTTTTTGGCAGCCTTACGCCTTCACCGGTAGCGGAGGTAGTTTTTAACACGGGGATGGTCGGGTACCAGGAAGTGATGACTGACCCCTCCTATAAAGGGCAAATGGTGGTCATGACTTATCCTCTCATGGGTAATTACGGTTTAAACAGCGAAGACATGGAATCCATAATGCCGCAAGTCAGCGGGTTTATTGTCAAGGAAGCCTGTAAGATTCCCTCCAACTGGCGTCTCCAGGAAAACCTGGAAAGGTTCCTGGCCCGGCACAATATAACGGGTATCACGGGGATTGATACTAGAAAACTGACCAGAGTGCTCAGGGAGAGGGGTACCATGAAGGGGATGATTGTGCCTTTAGTGGCGGGAGAGGTTGCCCCTGTATACCGGGAAATCCTGGAGGCAAGCCCCTTACTGGATAACCCGGTGGCCCGGGTGACTACGAAGCAATCCTATACTATTCCCGGTTCTGGGAAAAGAGTGGTAGTCATGGACTTTGGCATTAAGAAGAGTATTTTAGACCAATTAAAAGCCTTTGATTTGGAACTTATTGTAGTTCCCAGTTTTACAGGGGCGAAAGATATCTTGGCACTAAACCCGGATGGTCTTTTTCTCTCCAACGGACCGGGGGATCCTAAAGTGGTTAAAGGCGGCATTAACACAGTAAAAGTTCTGCTGGATAAGCTGCCTGTCTTTGGTATCTGTTTGGGGCAGCAAGTTTTGGCCTTGGCCCTGGGTGGGGAAACCTATAAGCTTAAGTTTGGTCACCGGGGAATCAATCATCCCGTGAAAGATTTGCGGGATAACAGAGTCTATATCACTTCTCAGAATCATGGCTATGCCGTGCGTAAGGACACTTTACCGGATGATACTTATGTAACCCATGTTAATCTCAACGACGGCACGGTAGAAGGTTTTGCCCATAAATGTTTGCCCGTTATGGCGGTGCAGTTTCACCCGGAAGCATCCCCGGGTCCTGAAGACTCCCGTTACCTGTTCCAGAAGTTTTTCGACTCCTTAAACAAAGGACCTTTAGCGTAA